The Anastrepha ludens isolate Willacy chromosome X, idAnaLude1.1, whole genome shotgun sequence genome includes a window with the following:
- the LOC128870309 gene encoding uncharacterized protein LOC128870309, producing the protein MQIRAVNGRFGGTSHDSHIWNLSGEREYLKTAFENGVSGQRILGDSGYPLEPCLLTPYRNSTEVSVEHFFNQKRSKERSLIERVFGDLKGRFRCLLASRELHYAPEKVVQILKVCCALHNICIMFKVHPPSLEIEPEQVNMVNIENVENLSFGNIARRVRDQIKNDMIATRNSLGLQRVSTERLQEGFSVTCSGTSTESLSFSSSGISTKSLSLKAASKLYYIRLTRTKLPRATYPAHRFIYR; encoded by the exons atgcaaattaGAGCCGTGAATGGTAGATTTGGCGGTACATCGCATGATTCGCACATATGGAACTTGTCCGGTGAGcgcgaatatttaaaaactgcCTTTGAAAACGGTGTCTCTGGCCAACGAATTCTTG GCGACTCAGGATATCCGTTGGAACCATGTCTCCTTACTCCATACAGGAATTCTACGGAGGTTTCagtcgaacatttttttaatcaaaaacgtTCAAAGGAAAGGTCGTTGATTGAGAGAGTTTTTGGCGATTTGAAAGGCCGATTTCGTTGCCTTCTAGCTTCAAGGGAGTTGCACTATGCTCCAGAAAAGGTTGTGCAAAtactaaaagtttgttgtgctctgcataatatatgtataatgttCAAAGTTCATCCTCCCAGTTTAGAAATCGAACCGGAACAAGTGAACATGGTAAATATAGAAAATGTAGAAAATCTGAGTTTTGGAAATATAGCTAGACGTGTAagagaccaaataaaaaatgatatgaTTGCCACTCGAAATTCt TTAGGTCTACAAAGAGTGAGTACCGAACGGCTGCAGGAAGGTTTCTCAGTCACCTGTTCGGGCACATCGACTGAATCGCTGTCATTCTCCTCTTCGGGCATATCGACTAAATCGCTATCATTAAAAGCTGCTTCTAAACTTTACTACATCCGTCTGACGCGCACCAAACTCCCGCGTGCTACCTATCCCGCCCACAGATTTATTTATAGATAG
- the LOC128870310 gene encoding uncharacterized protein LOC128870310 encodes MQIRAVNGRFGGTSHDSHIWNLSGEREYLKTAFENGVSGQRILGDSGYPLEPCLLTPYRNSTEVSVEHFFNQKRSKERSLIERVFGVLKGRFRCLLASRELHYAPEKVVQILKVCCALHNICIMFKVHPPSLEIEPEQVNMVNIENVENLSFGNIARRVRDQIKNDMIATRNSLGLQRVSTERLQEGFSVTCSGTSTESLSFSSSGISTKSLSLKAASKLYYIRLTRTKLPRATYPAHRFIYR; translated from the exons atgcaaattaGAGCCGTGAATGGTAGATTTGGCGGTACATCGCATGATTCGCACATATGGAACTTGTCCGGTGAGcgcgaatatttaaaaactgcCTTTGAAAACGGTGTCTCTGGCCAACGAATTCTTG GCGACTCAGGATATCCGTTGGAACCATGTCTCCTTACTCCATACAGGAATTCTACGGAGGTTTCagtcgaacatttttttaatcaaaaacgtTCAAAGGAAAGGTCGTTAATTGAGAGAGTTTTTGGCGTTTTGAAAGGCCGATTTCGTTGCCTTCTAGCTTCAAGGGAGTTGCACTATGCTCCAGAAAAGGTTGTGCAAAtactaaaagtttgttgtgctctgcataatatatgtataatgttCAAAGTTCATCCTCCCAGTTTAGAAATCGAACCGGAACAAGTGAACATGGTAAATATAGAAAATGTAGAAAATCTGAGTTTTGGAAATATAGCTAGACGTGTAagagaccaaataaaaaatgatatgaTTGCCACTCGAAATTCt TTAGGTCTACAAAGAGTGAGTACCGAACGGCTGCAGGAAGGTTTCTCAGTCACCTGTTCGGGCACATCGACTGAATCGCTGTCATTCTCCTCTTCGGGCATATCGACTAAATCGCTATCATTAAAAGCTGCTTCTAAACTTTACTACATCCGTCTGACGCGCACCAAACTCCCGCGTGCTACCTATCCCGCCCACAGATTTATTTATAGATAG